Proteins from a genomic interval of Kribbella aluminosa:
- a CDS encoding DEDD exonuclease domain-containing protein, protein MTSPGRAPAQGSALDSQLPIRGVQHSFDDLGTPLRDITFCIVDLETTGNPPGEGGITEIGAVKVRAGAVIGEFQTLVHPSEPIPPFIAVLTGISDLMVASSPRIESVLPAFLEFAHGCVMVAHNAPFDMGFLKHETQVHGYDWPDFAVVDTALLARRVITPDEAPNCKLGTLAKLFRTTTTPNHRALSDARATVDVLHGLFERVGSLGVQTLEDLQTFSSRVAPAVRKKRHLAESLPHAPGVYLFTDDRGEVLYVGKSKDLRTRVRSYFTASETRNRIGEMVGIATGVRGIECGTPLEAAVRELRLIAEHKPRYNRKSKFPERQHWLKVTVEPFPRLSLVKQIRDDDAGYLGPFSSRKTAERAMAALHEAFPIRQCTARMSKRPSLSPCVLAEMGRCVAPCDGRISADSYGEFVTGLRSALTVDPTPVVDALDRRIDVLSADERFEDAAVHRDRLSAFVRSSARMQRMASVTGCAEICAARRTDDDGGWELHVIRRGRLAAAGFSPRGTDPRRHLEMLRASAETVLPGIGPVATASPEEIELILRWLELPGVRLVEMDGTWTCPVSGAGRHLTRLDNARSDLHQHPTERRRHLRPLGPARVG, encoded by the coding sequence ATGACCAGCCCAGGGCGTGCACCGGCCCAAGGATCAGCACTGGATTCGCAGCTGCCGATCCGCGGTGTCCAGCACAGTTTCGACGACCTGGGTACGCCGCTGCGCGACATCACGTTCTGCATCGTCGACCTGGAGACGACCGGCAATCCTCCGGGCGAGGGCGGCATCACCGAGATCGGCGCGGTGAAGGTGCGGGCCGGTGCGGTGATCGGCGAGTTCCAGACGCTGGTCCATCCGTCCGAGCCGATCCCGCCGTTCATCGCCGTACTGACCGGCATCTCGGACCTGATGGTTGCCTCGTCACCACGGATCGAGTCGGTGCTGCCGGCCTTCCTGGAGTTCGCGCACGGCTGTGTGATGGTCGCCCACAACGCGCCGTTCGACATGGGCTTCCTGAAGCACGAGACCCAGGTGCACGGGTACGACTGGCCCGACTTCGCGGTCGTCGACACCGCACTGCTGGCGCGCCGCGTGATCACCCCGGACGAGGCGCCGAACTGCAAGCTCGGCACACTGGCCAAGTTGTTCCGCACGACGACCACGCCCAACCACCGGGCGCTGTCCGACGCGCGCGCCACGGTCGACGTGCTGCACGGCCTGTTCGAGCGGGTCGGGTCGTTGGGCGTGCAAACGTTGGAGGACCTGCAGACGTTCTCGTCCCGGGTCGCGCCCGCGGTCCGGAAGAAGCGGCACCTGGCCGAGTCGTTGCCGCACGCACCGGGTGTGTACCTGTTCACCGACGACCGCGGCGAGGTGCTGTACGTCGGCAAGTCGAAGGACCTGCGCACCCGCGTCCGCTCGTACTTCACCGCCTCCGAGACCCGGAACCGGATCGGCGAGATGGTCGGCATCGCCACCGGCGTCCGCGGTATCGAGTGCGGTACGCCGCTGGAGGCCGCGGTCCGCGAGCTCCGGCTGATCGCGGAGCACAAGCCGCGGTACAACCGGAAGTCGAAGTTCCCCGAGCGGCAGCACTGGCTGAAGGTCACGGTCGAACCGTTTCCGCGGCTGTCGCTGGTCAAACAGATCCGCGACGACGACGCCGGGTACCTCGGTCCGTTCAGCTCCCGGAAGACGGCCGAGCGGGCGATGGCCGCGCTGCACGAGGCGTTCCCGATCCGGCAGTGCACCGCGCGGATGTCGAAGCGCCCGTCGCTGTCGCCGTGCGTGCTGGCCGAGATGGGCCGCTGCGTCGCGCCGTGCGACGGGCGGATCTCGGCGGATTCGTACGGCGAGTTCGTCACCGGGCTGCGGTCCGCGCTGACCGTGGACCCGACGCCGGTCGTCGACGCGCTGGACCGGCGGATCGACGTACTGTCGGCGGACGAGCGGTTCGAGGACGCCGCTGTGCACCGGGACCGGCTGAGTGCGTTCGTGCGGAGCTCGGCGCGGATGCAGCGGATGGCGTCGGTGACCGGGTGTGCGGAGATCTGCGCGGCGCGGCGTACCGACGACGACGGCGGCTGGGAGCTGCACGTGATCCGCCGCGGCCGGCTCGCGGCGGCCGGGTTCAGCCCGCGCGGGACCGACCCGCGCCGGCACCTGGAGATGCTCCGGGCGTCGGCCGAGACGGTGCTCCCCGGGATCGGCCCGGTCGCGACGGCGTCACCGGAGGAGATCGAGCTGATCCTGCGCTGGCTCGAGCTCCCCGGCGTCCGTCTGGTCGAAATGGACGGCACCTGGACCTGCCCGGTCAGCGGCGCCGGCCGGCACCTGACCCGCCTCGACAACGCCCGCAGCGACCTGCACCAGCACCCCACCGAACGCCGCCGCCACCTGCGCCCGCTCGGCCCGGCCCGGGTGGGTTGA
- a CDS encoding NYN domain-containing protein — MTEAGTAASSAATTLPEPVRQRVLTLAAHALGQLPATDIPAPLRRFASFAPAKRAKLSASVLGPILETDDHFRKLTAFEVRREHPELGDAVADGVPVPAADPVEVAALAYLLRPDDWEQHLAAAAQVPVENPRADAEAVHRLSDQLDQARTETRQVRERLREQVNELKAENVTLRRKLNETRQRITGLHTELEQRTKEAATADERVDAARAEVDRELRKLRARITELEAVEHAARRTAGQERELATTRTRLLLDTLLEAASGLRRELALPPGGEFRPADTVAGSAPEAAPVGRTAPEDDPALFDELLSLPQVHLIIDGYNVTKTAWPNSPLHSQRQRLVTALGALVAQRRIEVTVVFDGAELSGPVQLNPPRGVRVRFSPAGVIADEVIRQLVRAEPPGRPVVVVSTDREVAESIVKLGARALTSASLVTRIART, encoded by the coding sequence GTGACTGAGGCCGGCACCGCCGCGAGCTCTGCCGCCACGACTCTGCCTGAACCGGTCCGGCAACGCGTCCTGACCCTCGCCGCGCACGCACTCGGCCAGCTCCCCGCGACCGACATCCCGGCCCCGCTGCGCCGGTTCGCCAGCTTCGCGCCGGCCAAGCGCGCGAAGCTCTCGGCGTCGGTGCTCGGCCCGATCCTGGAGACCGACGACCACTTCCGGAAGCTCACCGCGTTCGAGGTACGGCGGGAGCACCCGGAGCTCGGCGACGCCGTCGCGGACGGCGTACCGGTACCGGCCGCGGACCCGGTGGAGGTCGCGGCGCTCGCCTACCTGCTCCGTCCGGACGACTGGGAGCAGCATCTGGCGGCGGCCGCGCAGGTCCCGGTGGAGAACCCGCGCGCCGACGCCGAAGCTGTCCATCGGCTGTCCGACCAGCTCGACCAAGCCCGCACCGAGACCCGTCAGGTCCGCGAACGCCTTCGTGAACAGGTCAACGAGCTGAAGGCCGAGAACGTCACGCTCCGCCGCAAGCTGAACGAGACCCGGCAGCGGATCACCGGTCTGCACACCGAGCTCGAGCAACGCACGAAGGAGGCCGCGACCGCGGACGAGCGGGTCGACGCGGCACGGGCCGAGGTCGATCGTGAGCTGCGCAAGCTGCGCGCCCGCATCACCGAGCTGGAAGCGGTCGAGCACGCAGCCCGGCGTACGGCGGGACAAGAGCGCGAGCTTGCGACGACACGTACCCGGCTGCTGCTGGACACGTTGCTGGAGGCAGCGAGTGGCCTGCGCCGTGAGCTGGCACTCCCGCCCGGGGGAGAGTTCCGTCCGGCGGACACGGTGGCCGGTTCCGCGCCCGAGGCGGCGCCGGTCGGACGTACGGCGCCCGAGGACGACCCGGCGCTGTTCGACGAGCTCCTGTCGTTGCCGCAGGTGCATCTGATCATCGACGGGTACAACGTGACCAAGACCGCCTGGCCGAACTCGCCGCTACACTCGCAACGGCAGCGCCTGGTGACCGCTCTGGGGGCACTGGTTGCGCAGCGTCGCATCGAGGTCACGGTGGTGTTCGACGGCGCCGAGTTGTCCGGGCCGGTGCAGCTGAACCCGCCGCGCGGCGTCCGCGTGCGGTTCAGCCCGGCCGGTGTGATCGCCGACGAGGTGATCCGGCAACTGGTCCGCGCCGAGCCGCCGGGCCGCCCGGTGGTGGTCGTCTCCACCGACCGCGAAGTTGCCGAGAGCATCGTCAAACTCGGCGCCCGCGCCCTCACGTCGGCCAGCCTGGTCACCCGGATCGCGCGGACGTAG
- a CDS encoding C40 family peptidase, with product MSIGRINRTKGIALAAITSTAVAAGVILIQGAADADPTPSLADAKKQVAALQHQAEVAGESANGLRGQIDASKARVKALQAGIAKQQAQVDGVKRQIGSLAVAGYQTSGISTTAQLLLSTNPDQFLNQASTAQAFAGQQNSALRRYQLAQGKLTDLQASEQTELGALQAVQSKQSGFVNQLNANLDTAQKVLDKLSAADRKRIQEENAKAAENARKQRPTRDGSRTSNDKSLPNIPASGRAAIAINAALAQLGDPYVWGAAGPSSFDCSGLTMYAWGKAGVSLSHSAAAQAGEGRPVSKSELMPGDLVFFYSPISHVGIYLGNGRIVHAPRPGKSVEIAPLDENPYNSAVRPG from the coding sequence GTGTCCATCGGACGCATCAACCGCACCAAGGGAATCGCCCTCGCCGCCATCACCAGCACGGCTGTCGCTGCGGGCGTGATCCTGATCCAGGGAGCGGCCGACGCCGACCCCACACCCTCTCTGGCGGACGCGAAGAAGCAGGTCGCCGCGCTCCAGCACCAGGCCGAGGTGGCCGGTGAGTCGGCGAACGGCCTGCGCGGCCAGATCGACGCCTCGAAGGCGCGGGTCAAGGCGCTGCAGGCCGGGATCGCCAAGCAGCAGGCGCAGGTGGACGGTGTGAAGCGGCAGATCGGCTCCCTCGCGGTGGCCGGCTACCAGACCTCGGGCATCTCGACGACCGCCCAGCTGCTGCTCTCGACGAACCCGGACCAGTTCCTCAACCAGGCGTCGACCGCCCAGGCGTTCGCCGGCCAGCAGAACTCGGCCCTCCGCCGGTACCAGCTCGCCCAGGGCAAGCTCACCGACCTGCAGGCCAGCGAGCAGACCGAGCTGGGCGCTCTGCAGGCCGTGCAGTCGAAGCAGTCCGGTTTCGTCAACCAGCTGAACGCGAACCTCGACACCGCGCAGAAGGTCCTCGACAAGCTCAGCGCGGCCGACCGCAAGCGGATCCAGGAAGAGAACGCCAAGGCGGCGGAGAACGCGCGCAAGCAGCGCCCGACCCGCGACGGCAGCCGGACCAGCAACGACAAGAGCCTGCCGAACATCCCGGCCAGCGGCCGCGCGGCGATCGCGATCAACGCGGCGCTGGCGCAGCTCGGCGACCCGTACGTGTGGGGCGCGGCCGGCCCGAGTTCGTTCGACTGCTCCGGTCTGACCATGTACGCCTGGGGCAAGGCCGGCGTCTCGCTGTCGCACTCCGCGGCTGCCCAGGCCGGCGAGGGCCGCCCGGTCAGCAAGTCCGAGCTGATGCCGGGCGACCTGGTGTTCTTCTACAGCCCGATCAGCCACGTTGGCATCTACCTCGGCAACGGCCGGATCGTGCACGCCCCGCGTCCGGGCAAGAGCGTCGAGATCGCCCCGCTCGACGAGAACCCGTACAACTCGGCTGTCCGCCCGGGCTGA